The genomic interval TACTTGCACCGTGGATTGCGGGACTCGCGATGGCATTATCTTCTGTAAGTGTTGTAAGTAATGCATTACGTCTGAAATCTGTTAAAATAAAATAGAGATATCATATTAATTTTTAATGAATATAGTTATTATTTAAGGAGGAGATATATATGGAAACAATTTTAAACGTAGAAGGTATGACTTGTGGTCATTGTAAAGCAGCGGTTGAAAGTGCAGCGAAAGAAGTGTCTGGTGTAACTGATGCTGTGGTGAATTTAGAGTTAGGAAATGTTACAGTAACGCATGATGACGCACTTAACATTGACGAAGTAAAGCAATCGATTGAAGATCAGGGATACGACGTAAAATAAAATATGCTGTCGCAAATGCGACAGCATATTTTTTATTTTACCTTTTTTGCTAAGTCGGTAATGTAATTGAAAAATGCATCATGATCAACATCATACACGACGTTTACCGGACGACCATTTTCCATTTCGTACGTACGGCCTTGACTTGGCCCATGTGTATATACACCAG from Macrococcus armenti carries:
- a CDS encoding cation transporter encodes the protein METILNVEGMTCGHCKAAVESAAKEVSGVTDAVVNLELGNVTVTHDDALNIDEVKQSIEDQGYDVK